Within Sphingobium sp. SCG-1, the genomic segment CTTGCGCTGGCTGTTGCCCAGGGGCTGCGCGACTTCGTGCTGGTGCTCGGATCGCTTTTGTTGCTTTCCGGCGGCCAGACCATATTGCAGATTGCGGCCAATACGGTGGTCACGGTTATCGGGCCTTCGCGCGGTTCGGCCGCCCGCCTGACCTTGCTCCAGGGGTTTAACTCGCTCGGTACGGTATTGGGGCCGTTGCTCACTGCACCATATCTATTGGCAAATTTGTCTCCGGGAGACACCGTCGCTGTGACCGCCTCGCTGCCGTTCGTGGCTTCGGGTGCGATCCTCTCTGTGCTTTCGATAGTTTATTTCAGCCACCGAACCCTGCTGCCGAACAAGAGGGAAATGCCGCCCGTATCCTGGACGAAGGGAATGACGAGCGTTCTGCGCGACCGGCGCCTGATTTGGGGGATTTTCGCGATCTTCGTCTACGTAGGTGCGGAGGTGACGATCGGAACGCTACTGACCAACGTCCTCATGCTGCCGGAAAGGCTCGGCGTCGAGCCCGTCACGGCCGGGCGGCTGGTCAGCCTTTACTGGGCCGGCGCAATGCTGGGCCGATTTGCCGGCGCGTGGGCTATGACGCGTATTTCGGAAGCGCGCCTGCTGCTTTTCGCAGCGCTGATGGCGCTGGCGCTGACTGTCGCTGCGGTGCTGCTGTCGGGCTTGGCGGGATCTGCTGCGCTTATCGCAGTCGGGATGTGCAATGCCATCATGTACCCGACGATCTACGCGTTAGCGATGCCGCAGGACAGCCGCATGGCGCCGCTTGCCTCTATGTGGCTATGCATGGCGGTAGTCGGCGGCGCTATCATCCCTATGCTGACGGGCGCCGTCGCTGATGCGGCAGGCTTGTTGCTCGCCCTCTTGCTGCCCGCCATCTGCTACGCCGGTATCGCGCTGTTCGCCGCGATGTGCATGACACCTAAGGAAACTGCCGCATGAAGGTCGTGACGATCAAGGATGTAGCCGCGCAGGCTGGCGTCTCGCCAAAGACGGTTTCGCGAGTCATCAATGGGGAAGCGCATGTCCGTCCGGAAGTCCGCGAGGTCGTGGAGAGGGTCGTGGCGGAACTCGACTACAGGCCCAACGCCTTTGCGCGCAGTCTGTCCAGTTCGCGCTCTTATCTGCTCGGTCTGTTCATCGATGATCCGGTGTCAGGCTACGCCGCCGACGTGCAGCACGGCGCACTATTGCGCTGTCGCGAACGCAGCTATCATCTCGTTATCGAGCCGGTGGACCTCAACGGAACGCACTGGGCGGATCAGGTACGAAGCAGCATTGCGGCCCTGCGACTGGACGGTGCGATCATAGCGCCACCCATCTGCGACGAAGCCGCACTTACAGACATATTCTTCGAGGCGAGCCTTCCGCTCGTGCTGGTCGCGCCAAGCGTCGCCTCGGCCGCCACCGGCACGGTACGGATGGACGACCGCGGCGCGGCGCGGGAGATGACTGATTATCTGATCGGGCTTGGCCATAAACACATCGGGTTCGTGCAGGGGCCTTCGACACACAGCGCGTCCGCGCGGCGGGAAGAAGGGTTTCGCGAGGCAATGGCCGGTGCCGGGATCACGGTGGACGAAAGCGTGGTCATGCGGGGCGACTTCAGTTTCCGATCAGGTCTGGAACTGGGCGAGCGCATATTGCAAGTGGATGTGCGTCCCACCGCGATTTTCGCCGCCAATGACGACATGGCGCTTGGCGTTCTAATCACCGCGATGAAGCTGGGCATCTTCGTGCCGGAGGCGCTGTCGATCTGCGGCTTCGACGATGCGGCATCCTCGCGTGCTGCCTGGCCGCAGTTGACGACTATTCGCCAGCCGAAGGCCGAGATGGCCGCCGCAGCGGTTGATATACTGGTCAATCCCCATTTCCGCCAGGATAGCGACAACGCCAAGTCTCACTTGACACTTGCGCATGAGATGATCGTCCGTGGAAGCACCGGGCCAGTGGCTGAGGCAGGTGTAATCGGCTTTAGTTGACCATTTTCCCGGCAAGTTCGCGCACGAGGTTTAGTACCTTGTCCGCGACATCCTTCCTGCATATCAGCAGGTCTGGCATGTAGACGTCCGGCTGGTTGTAAAGGAGCGGCGTGCCATCGACGCGCGATACATGAAGGCCGTAAGCCAGAGCGACGGCGGCGGGGGCGCAGCTATCCCATTCATATTGCCCGCCGGTGTGGAGGTAAATGTCCGCCTCGCCACGAACAACGGCCATTGCCTTTGCGCCTGCCGATCCCATGGGGATCAGTTCCGCGCCTAGTTTCTCCGCTACTGCCAGCGCCTCTGCGGCGGGGCGCGTGCGGGAAACCACCATGCGCAGAGTGTCTGGGGCGGGGGGCACAGCGTTGACTTGGTCGCTTCGCAGGACAATGCCGCCCTCCAGTCCCGGCAGCGCTACGGCGCCAGTCACCGGCACGCCGTCGATGGCCAGCGCCACATGCACGGCCCAATCGGCACGCGCCTCGCCATATTCCCGCGTGCCGTCGACCGGATCGATTATCCACACCCGCGACTTGGAAAGCCGCGTGCCGTCGCACTTCATCTCCTCGGACAGCAGCCCGTCGTCCGGCCGCGATTCTCGAATCGCCGCGACCAGAAACTGATTGGCAGTCTGGTCGCCCGCCTTGCCCAGTGCCTTTGGGCTGAATACACCTGACGCGCGCACTTCGAGCAGTATGCGTCCGGCGGTCTCCGCCAGATGGGCGGCAAGCTCGGCATCGGTCATGCTCATGGGATAAGCCTTGCAACGATGGCATCAGCCGCTTGCTCTGCCGTCATGGCGCTAGTGTCGATACGAATCTCGGGATCTTCGGGCGCTTCATAAGGACTGTCGATGCCGGTGAAGTTCTTGAGGCTGCCCTCGCGCGCCTTTTTGTAGAGGCCCTTGACGTCGCGCTTCTCTGCCTCGGCAAGGCTGGTGTCGATGTGGACCTCGATGAACTCCCCGGGCTGCATCATCTGACGCACCATTTCACGCTCGGCGCGGAAGGGCGAGATGAAGGCGGTGATGACAATCAGCCCAGCGTCGGTCATCAGTTTGGCGACTTCGCCGACGCGACGGATGTTCTCCACCCGGCCGGCATCGGTAAAACCCAGATCCTTGTTAAGGCCGTGCCGCACATTGTCGCCATCGAGCAGGAAGGTGTGGCGGTTCATCCGCGCCAGCTTCTTCTCGACAAGGTTCGCGATGGTGGATTTGCCTGCCCCCGACAGGCCCGTCAGCCACAGTACGGCGGGCTTCTGGTTCTTGAGCGCCGCGTGATGCTCGCGCGTCACGTCGGTCGCCTGCCAGTGCACATTGTCCGCGCGGCGCAGCGAGAAGTGGATCATTCCCGCCGCAACTGTGGCGTTGCTCATCTTGTCGATCAGGATGAATCCACCAAGATCGCGATTGTCGGCATAGGGCTCGAAGGGGATTGCCCGGTCGGTAGAGAGATTGGCGACGCCGATTGCGTTCAACTCCAGCGTCTTGGCCGCCAGATGCTCCATCGTGTTGACGTTGACTTGATATTTCGGCTGCTGGATGGTGGCAGTGACCATCTGCGTACCGATCTTCAGCCAGTAAGGTCGTCCCGGCAGCATTTCCGCTTCGTCCATCCACACGATCGTCGCCTCGAACTGGTCGGCGACCTGCGGCGGGCTGTCGGCGGCGGCAATCACGTCGCCGCGGCTGCAATCGATCTCGTCGGCGAAGGTGAGCGTGACTGACTGGCCCGCCACGGCCTGGTCCAGATTTCCGCCAAAGGTGACTATGTTCTTGACGGTCGAAGTCTTGCCCGATGGCAGCACTCGCACCGCATCACC encodes:
- a CDS encoding 3'(2'),5'-bisphosphate nucleotidase CysQ, yielding MTDAELAAHLAETAGRILLEVRASGVFSPKALGKAGDQTANQFLVAAIRESRPDDGLLSEEMKCDGTRLSKSRVWIIDPVDGTREYGEARADWAVHVALAIDGVPVTGAVALPGLEGGIVLRSDQVNAVPPAPDTLRMVVSRTRPAAEALAVAEKLGAELIPMGSAGAKAMAVVRGEADIYLHTGGQYEWDSCAPAAVALAYGLHVSRVDGTPLLYNQPDVYMPDLLICRKDVADKVLNLVRELAGKMVN
- a CDS encoding LacI family DNA-binding transcriptional regulator, with the translated sequence MKVVTIKDVAAQAGVSPKTVSRVINGEAHVRPEVREVVERVVAELDYRPNAFARSLSSSRSYLLGLFIDDPVSGYAADVQHGALLRCRERSYHLVIEPVDLNGTHWADQVRSSIAALRLDGAIIAPPICDEAALTDIFFEASLPLVLVAPSVASAATGTVRMDDRGAAREMTDYLIGLGHKHIGFVQGPSTHSASARREEGFREAMAGAGITVDESVVMRGDFSFRSGLELGERILQVDVRPTAIFAANDDMALGVLITAMKLGIFVPEALSICGFDDAASSRAAWPQLTTIRQPKAEMAAAAVDILVNPHFRQDSDNAKSHLTLAHEMIVRGSTGPVAEAGVIGFS
- a CDS encoding MFS transporter, which translates into the protein MSVVTLPKETQRSSDATEFVAKRLFWLSIGVFFIGGFLSASVSLLVPQLKLLLVLDYKGALLIQIAFHSSYLLFALPAAVAVVRIGYMRAIFMGLAVMAAGCLALAVAQGLRDFVLVLGSLLLLSGGQTILQIAANTVVTVIGPSRGSAARLTLLQGFNSLGTVLGPLLTAPYLLANLSPGDTVAVTASLPFVASGAILSVLSIVYFSHRTLLPNKREMPPVSWTKGMTSVLRDRRLIWGIFAIFVYVGAEVTIGTLLTNVLMLPERLGVEPVTAGRLVSLYWAGAMLGRFAGAWAMTRISEARLLLFAALMALALTVAAVLLSGLAGSAALIAVGMCNAIMYPTIYALAMPQDSRMAPLASMWLCMAVVGGAIIPMLTGAVADAAGLLLALLLPAICYAGIALFAAMCMTPKETAA
- the cysN gene encoding sulfate adenylyltransferase subunit CysN, which produces MVTEAPEPVYEVDALIAQDIDAYLDVHQHKTMLRFITCGSVDDGKSTLIGRLLYDSKMIFEDQLEALQADSKRVGTQGQEIDFALLVDGLAAEREQGITIDVAYRFFATEKRKFIVADTPGHEQYTRNMVTGASTADLAVILIDARKGVLTQTKRHSFLAHLIGIRNIVLAVNKMDLVDYDQATYEAILADYTSFAQSIGISAFTAMPISGFKGDNITTPSPNMPWYTGPALMQHLESVEVDVTSDAQKPFRMAVQWVNRPNLDFRGFSGLIASGSIRPGDAVRVLPSGKTSTVKNIVTFGGNLDQAVAGQSVTLTFADEIDCSRGDVIAAADSPPQVADQFEATIVWMDEAEMLPGRPYWLKIGTQMVTATIQQPKYQVNVNTMEHLAAKTLELNAIGVANLSTDRAIPFEPYADNRDLGGFILIDKMSNATVAAGMIHFSLRRADNVHWQATDVTREHHAALKNQKPAVLWLTGLSGAGKSTIANLVEKKLARMNRHTFLLDGDNVRHGLNKDLGFTDAGRVENIRRVGEVAKLMTDAGLIVITAFISPFRAEREMVRQMMQPGEFIEVHIDTSLAEAEKRDVKGLYKKAREGSLKNFTGIDSPYEAPEDPEIRIDTSAMTAEQAADAIVARLIP